Genomic DNA from Coregonus clupeaformis isolate EN_2021a chromosome 9, ASM2061545v1, whole genome shotgun sequence:
cctgccaataccataaccccactgccaccatggggcactctgttcacaacaatGACATCAGCAAACCCCTCGCCCAcgcgacgccatacacatggtctgcggttgaggccggttggaagtactgccaaattctctaaaacgatgttggaggcggcttatggtagagaaatgaacaattatctggcaacagctctggtggacattcctgcagtcagcatgccaattgcacgctccctcaaaacttgagacacctgtggcattctgttatgtgacaaaactgcacattttagagtggccttttattgtccccagcacaaggtgcacctgtgcaatgatcatgctgtttaatcagcttcttgatataccacacctaagaaatgctcactaacaggaatgtaaacaaatatgtgcacaaaatctgagagaaataagctttttgtgcgtatggaacatttctgggatattgtatttcagctcatgaaacacgggaccaacactttacatgttgcatttatattttttgttcagtgtagtttcatTATGACCTTCTCTCGCAGTTTCTCTTTCATACACACACCTCTGCCAGGGTCTGCTTGCACACGTTGACTATCTCCAGGGCCGTATTGGTGTAAGGGCTGTCTGGACCGTTGTACTTGACACTGTTGGTGTGGACCAGGCTGACGTCAAATAGGAACACATCCCGGTTCTGGTACTTGTGTTTGGATATGTTCTGTTGGACCACAGCACACAGAGGGACTTTTAAATAACACTAATGGTTAtattatacatacagtggggaaaaaaagtatttagtcagccaccaattgtgcaagttctcccacttaaaaagatgagagaggcctgtaattttcatcataggtacacgtcaactatgacagacaaaatgagaatttttttctccagaaaatcacattgtaggaattttaatgaatttatttgcaaattatggtggaaaataagtatttggtcaataacaaaagtttctcaatactttgttatataccctttgttggcaatgacacaggtcaaacgttttctgtaagtcttcacaaggttttcacacactgttgctggtattttggcccattcctccatgcagatctcctctagagcagtgatgttttggggctgtcgctggccaacacagactttcaactacctccaaagattttctatggggttgagatctggagactggccaggccactccttcgttgcccgggcggtgtgtttgggatcattgtcatgctgaaagacccagccacgtttcatcttcaatgcccttgctgatggaaggaggttttcactcaaaatctcacgatacatggccccattcattctttcctttacacggatcagtcgtcctggtccctttgcagaaaaaacagccccaaagcatgatgtttccacccacatgcttcacagtaggtatggtgttctttggatgcaactcagcattctttgtcctccaaacacgacgagttgagtttttaccaaaaagttatattttggtttcatctgaccatatgacattctcccaatcctcttctggatcatccaaatgcactctagcaaacttcagacgggcctggacatgtactggcttaagcagggggacacgtctggcactgcaggatttgagtccctggcagcgtagtgtgttactgatggtaggctttgttactttggtcccagctctctgcaggtcattcactaggtccccccgtgtggttctgggatttttgctcaccgttcttgtgatcattttgaccccacggggtgagatcttgcgtggagccccagagcgattgagattatcagtggtcttgtatgtcttccatttcctaataattgctcccacagttgatttcttcaaaccaagctgcttacctattgcagattcagtcttcccagcctggtgcaggtctacaattttgtttctggtgtcctttgacagctctttggtcttggccatagtggagtttggagtgtgactgtttgaggttgtggacaggtgtcttttatactgataacaagttcaaacagctgccattcatacaggtaacgagtggaggacagaggagcctcttaaagaagaagttacaggtctgtgagagccagaaatcttgcttgtttgtaggtgaccaaatacttattttccaccataatttgcaaataaatacataaaaaaatcctacaatgtgattttctggattttcttttctcaatttgtctgtcatagttgacgtgtacaggcctctctcatctttttaagtgggagaacttgcacaattggtggctgactaaatacttttttcccccactgtattaccatCTACCGCATTCTGTAATATATTCTGTACTCCTGTACATATAGGTTTGATCCATCTTGGCATCAAGGGATCCAAAAGGTGTCTTTGTTGTGGTTTTCCTCAAGGCTGACACTGAAGTCTCCTTCCCATAACTCACCTTGCGGACATTCTCTAGGTCCATGGGTTGGACTATCACTTTGTAGTAATCTGGAACAAACTTTTTGTTGACTGGATGGTGGAACGGCCAAGACTGAAGAGGGGATAGAGGCAGAGTAAGGACAGTTAGAACATTATCACACTGTGTACTTGATTGAACTACTGGCAGAATTGTCAATATTTTAGTACATTTGTTAAGGCCAAAGAAAAAACTTCAGTGAAACGACTTAAGTTACAAAGAAAATACAAATAGAAGATATTCTCTCAGTGACATCCGAAGCGCCCGAAAGAAAGCATACACCCCTGATTATTGGGTGAAGCTCCACTCACGTCAGGCACGGCCATCATCTTCTGAGTGACGATGTTGTCCAGGATGAAGGAGAAGGCCACCTGGTCGTCATCGTCCAGTAGGGGGTTGATGGCTTTCTCCAGTCTCACCAGCCTGTCTTCCTTCTGCACAGGACAAAGGAATTTACCAGTTTAATAAATAACAAGTACTATTAAAGGCCACTTCCATTGTCTTCCAAGAGTTGCTGAACATTTTCCTCCTCCTTCTGCCACAGAGAAGCAGAAATTGGGCCTTTAATAGTGGCACCCATCCAGGAATCCATCAGCGTACACATTCACACGTACCTCTTTCAGTTTCTCATCACAAAGGTCCAGCATAGTCTGAGCCACCTGGGTTATTGGATGCTTGGCACCTGAATACACCACAACAATTACAGTCGCAATAAGTTACAGAATGGTCGGTCAGAGTAAAATATGAGTCATTCTCTAAGGCTTCAAGTGGTTTAGATTTGTACCGTTGTATGTGGCACTGTTCTTGACAATGAGCTCCACATTCTCTCTAAACTCCTCCCGGGAGGGGTACACACGCTTGCGCACATTCTCCCGTAGTGTCTGCAGATTCATGGGACGAGGGATGATCTTATAGTAGTCCTTCACCACCTTGGCATTGACTGGTGTGTGGAAGGGGTATGTCTGTGACAAGAGGTAAAGACAACACAATTAGCGtgacaaaagtgtgtgtgtgtatgtgtgtgagagagaaacctATATAGTGTTTGGAGGAGTGTAGGCACTGTCTGTCTGTAAGCAGTGGGTTGATCTTACATTGGGGTGATCACGCATGTCATTGATGATGCTCTCCAGGACTGAGGACAGGGTGACCATGGGGTCAGTGCGTCTGCGGTGGATGGATTTGTTGGGCCTCTGTGAGAggatgaaacaaaacaaaaaccacAGAGAGCTAAGGCATAACTATCACAGTGTTAAATATTGTTGCTTTATATCTTGCTTTAACTGAATAGTCATACTGAATAGTCATACGCAACCAAAGTAAATATGGTAACTGGCAACCAGGCTCACATTGAGGTAGTCACAGTGTACGTTGTTCCCAACACGTCTCTTCTTCTTGGGGGGAAGCTGCTGTTTGGGGAATTTCAGCACCAGGGACTTCCTGCGCACCTCATCAGCACTGGGAGAGGAGACAACATGGTCCTTTACACAGCAGCACAACGTAATATATCACTAACATTTAGACAGACGTAGAGAGCATAAGGAACACATCTATAGGAGCTTTCGGTCCACAAAGAGAGTGGAAAAGACTACTGATATTCAGTTGTGATTTGGAAAGAAATTAGAACTATCCCCCTCtcctgtcagagtgtgtgtgtgtgtgtgtgtgtgtgtgtgtgtgtgtgtgtgtgtgtgtgtgtgtgtgtgtgtgtgtgtgtgttacacctcTCGATGAGCTGCTTGCCCAGGACGATCTTGGTTCCCTCCACCTTGATGAGTTCCTCGTTGTCATTGTGGATGACAGtcttctccagctcctcctcctgctcctccgtCATGGCAACCGGGTTGGAGGGCGGAGCGTTGGTCTGGTAGTACAGCGGGCAGAACTTGTTGGTTCGCATGTGCCCGATGGCACCGCAAGCGCCGCACTTCAGCTAGGGCAAGGGGGaggaagaaagaaaaagagatgTAGTTAACAACCAGACAAACACTCTGTACATAACAATGTTGATTGCAGGTCACTGAATCACATCATGCTACTTTCACTGTAGTAAGCCAAACGCTACATTATCATGCTTATTATAAGCAATATAATATATTGCTATTAAAGAAAAAAGTGTGAAAAAAGAGAGGAAGGTTTATCTTGAACTAAATGATCCTATTTTCGAGACAGCAGGTCAGCAGGAATACATACAGCAGGTTATGGAAAAGTAGGAGGGGATAGTCTTGGAGTTGAATCATTATGGGCTGGCAAGCTTACTTTTACCTTGAGGTCTGGCCTCTCCTTGATCTTCTTGGCTTTCTTCTCTGGGGGGCTCTTGAACCTGTCCTTCTCCTGATTCCTCTTCAGCCTCCTCAGCTGCTCCTGGATCCTCCTCCGCTccttcctcatctcctctctatGTTGCTCGTCAAACAGCGCAAACTTCTTTCTACAGTGGCAGAAGGCAGACAAAGGCTGTGTGAGGTTGGGTACACTACACACAGGCCAAACACTCatattacacagacacacactacactgacggAGGAACTTACATGAACTCGTCATCCTTGGTGGTTCTGATTCTGGTGTAGGCGTCAATGACGGAGGGTTTGCGGACTGTCTCACAGCGGACATACTCCTTGCCGTCCTCGTCTCTGAAGGTGCGGTAGATTTTGAGGCGCCGTCCCGTAGCGGACGAGTTCAGGCTGGTGACCGAGGACGTGTCGTCATCTTTATGGGAGCCCGTGGATAAAGCACTGGCTGcagggacacacagagagagatacgagttacacacacactcctgtaaaCACACAGAAAAAAAGCCTgaaacacacatgcatacacacgccACTTACAGAAGCCCTTGCGTGCTTTGCGTCCCTTGTGGTCGCGGTCGCTCTCCTCTCCCATCAGCATCCTCTGCAGCTCTTtcctctcctgctcctccctctctctggacAGCTGGGAGCTGGTCTTCTTGTTCTGCAGCATGTTCTCAATGTTCTTCCCCATCTCCTCAAAGTCACTGTCCTCCGCTGAGctgctgtctgtgtctgtggacAGGACCTCTGTGGACTCCAATACTCTGAGGAGAAAGTAGAGGGTAGAACATCAGATACTGTACAACTACAGCATCCCTATAGGAAATGGGTGGTGAATTATGGTTATTTGGATAAGGGGGGGATGGAGGATGAGATGACCTCACTTGTTCTGCAAGTCAAAGATCCTCTGGCACTCCTCCTTGTAGCGCTCCTGGTGTTCGGCTACAGAAAAGCGGGACCCACGGGCAAACTTGCTCATGGGCCCCTCGCCAGAGCGCGCCTGCTCTGTAGACATTGTCCTCACCACGTCAATCACCTCCCAACGAGACAGCTTCTTTATCTGAAATGCACATATAAACACAGATTTAAGAGATTGATCTATCCTTCATACTTAGGTTGGTGGAAGAAATGAGGGAATTTAAGACATTATTATGTAATATGCTATTACTACGTGATTACCTCCTCCTCTGGAACACCAAACTTGCGCAGCAGCTGCTTGGCGTTTTTCAGTGATAGTCTTCTCAGATCAGCGTCTGTCCCTGTCACAGTCTTCTTAGCGGGTTGTGGCTCCCGGTCATCCTGGGCCTAAACACGACAAATAACCTTTAGCTCAGTAATACATTATTAAATAATCATCAAACAACAATTGAATGGTTATAACAGAAACATAGGTCTTGCTTTTATGGACTGTGACAGATTATATTTTTGTCAGAAAGGCTGTGAACGCATGACTGGAATTAGGGCCCCCTGATCTGGATACGGATCTGGCAGAAGTGTTTCAGAGCACTGGGGTAAGACAAAGAGGGAGTACCTTTTGTTGAGTGGGCTTGTTGGGCACTTTGACATAGGAGAATCCCTCTCCACAACCTGTGGGGTCGGCCACCCCCATGACCTCCAGCAGACACTTCCCCTTCATGGCAGCGATGAAGGCTCGCGTTGTGTTCCAAGGGGCTGTGCGGACCTAAGGTGGACCACATAGAATACTGGTGAGATCATGGATGATCCTTTTTTTCAACATCAACATTTTTTATGAAAAGGAAGCAGAGTAGAGCTGAACCTCATCATCAATCTTCATCTGGAAGTCTTCCTCGTTCTCTTCCTCTGGGGCAAAGAATGACTTTTCACCATATCCAGCatcctggtggagagagagaaaagttatATTATAGTTCACACAGTGCCATACAGAGTACCGATATCACAGATAGTACCTAAACAAAGAGCCTGTCAGTCTTACCTTCAGTCTCTGTTCTGCCACCAGCATGCTGTAGTAGGCACAGCACTGCTCTGGAGACACCATGGCCCTGATCTCCTCCTCAGTAGGCAGCCTGAAGTCAGGCTTCAGCACCCACCAGTTAGAGTCCATCcctggagacagggggagggcaAATGAGCTTAAATCATATAACAAGTATTAACCACGTTCTCTTAACTCCACCCTTACAGCCCAACTTACAGCTTTGTAAGATTCATGGACGCATGTCGCATGAGAATTCCCCCTCTCCAAAGGGTATAAGATCTTATACCCTTTGGATATTTTTTCATTTCATCAAGTGAAGCTTCTTGTAAGCTCAAAAGCAGAGGTGTTGCAGGAGCAGAACAGCATATATTAACGAAGGACCCTGCAAACCTATGGTACCTTATTGATGCTTTCCTCAGACCACACCTTACCGCCACAGTAAACTCAATATCCATAATATGCTGACATCTCTCTTTCCTGACGCCTGTCTGTCAAAGGCACACCATTTCTGAGCTCACACAGCTAAGCATCAGAgtcacctctctctcttacacCTCAACACTTCCCTGAGATCACACAGGAGCAGAAACAAAGGGATACTGTGAGATTGAGATTCAGGTCGTTTCtgtacttacccagagtcagacaaactcatggataccatttttatgtctctgcgtgcattTTGGAGAAAGTTGAAATTAGCATATCGTTAGCTTAGCGCAATTGCTGGAAGTCTCCCGTTACAGTAGCCAGCTCCTCTCAAAAGCAGAGAAATTGACCTACCTACTCCAAAGCTGGGTGGTTGGTCATTTATTGTCTTACAAAGTTATACATAGTAATCAATATTTTATAAATGTGTTAATTTCACTGACAATCATAAGAAACTAGATTATATCCACTTCCTCATTCTCTGTCTCGTTATCGCATAGAGATGTAGAGATCGCAACGTTGTTTTTGTGTATTTTGAGAGGAGCTGGCTAGTGTACCAGGAGACTTCCAGCAATTGCGCTAAGCTAACATTATGATAACTTCAATAATatccaaactgcacgcagagtAGTGCTGAGAGATGTGTGCTTTTTTAGGTCGGTTCGGTTTTGGTtcgattattaaaaaataatcacgGTTTCCAATTTCgctaatttttttaaacattaaatgcactatgcattatgtgggttgaatgctgtagtgactgcccattactgcttatcacttattaaccataatttattcacattactttaataaaatatttgctttatttgattactttattatttcattccaagtcatcatctcatctctttaGAGCtactgcctatgctgtctgacaaaatcactataattactagttcttcaaagtaaataaggtatacttttatgactgctgaataccaactatcaatcacttagaccatgtattttcaggtagcgATACATCGCGAAGCAACTGCTTTCTATCCCTCTTGATCGTgttctctctcttcgctctctcagTGTCTGCTCCACACAGACCGGACAAACAGGCGGGctcgcaatggattatggtcattgtagttaattaccacgttttctgcgctaaactatgcagaatgttggcctgttggaaactacaactcccttacTACATCGCAtagttcgggcttgatctgatttatctctactgAAACAGCACATccagctcacagaaaaaaaacgAACGAAATGGAATTCTAATAATTGAATCGACgtcagtcaattagttgtttaaaaacagaaaaataaagacatttcagttaatcgctcagcactaacagAGACACAAAAATGGTATCCATAAGTTTGTCTGACTCTGGGCAAATAGAAACACGACCTAAATCTAAACATTttgcagtatccctttaagaggAAATCAGGATTGTTGGACAGCTGTGAGTGACAAAGTTCACGAGGCATATTCACATTTCTGCATTACTTCCTCATCTTTGTGAGGACAAACAATACTGTACTACTGACAAACATGAAGCTATACGGTAGTATTGGGGTAAGCATAGTCTCACGTTACCATACCTCCAAAATCACGTCGTTTCACTCCTCCCTTGGAGGTCTGGATAATTTTCTCTTGCAAAAGCGGGCTCCCAGCGGCAAGACTTTGATTGGATGCTACATTTCATGAACCCTCCCCCCACATGCCCGTTGGTGCTACGTGTTATGTTCGTCTGTTTTGCAAGAAGTGTGCTCTATACACAAAATTGACATACATCAACATATTTTGATGGGGTTTTAATCTGCGATTTCCCAGCCATCCTCATGCACTGTTGCACCTACAACACTAggcatttgatttgtttaataataataataataatatgccatttagcagacgcttttatccaaagcgacttacagtcatgtgtgcatacatttttgtatatgggtggtcccggggatcgaacccactaccttggcgttacaagcgccgtgctctaccagctgagctacagaggaccacgtgttgCAAGGCGTCACTGATTTACACTGGGTCTCCACCCATATTTAGCAATTAAACTTCCCCAGGCTTCCCGTTTTAGGGAAGCCTGATTCTCGACAAGGCTAGGGTAAGCAGGGTTAGCTGTTTCTACCTGTACGCTTGAAGTCAGCACAGAGTTTTAGGCGTTTGCGGATGCTGCTTTCTGAATGTGAGGGGAAAGCTTTCTTTATGTCCTCCATGCGGATTCTCCTAGGACGATCTTTACTCTTCCAGAACAACCGATAGATAAACACCTGCAcagaagaggagacagagacatgatTGTAGGCAAGCATGCATTCTGTAAGTGTGTTTCTCTTGTgtgtgacaatgtgtgtgtgtgtgtgtgtgtgtgtgtgagagagagagtgtgtggattTGTAGATgtcgtaatgtgtgtgtgtgtgtgtgtgtgtgtgtgtgtgtatatatcgcAAGGTATACCTGCAGGAAGTCTCTGATATGGGTGTTCGCTCGTTTGGAGTTGGGTCCAGGGACCTCATAGAGCGGACACTGCTGTCCAACCACAAATATGTCCACCAGCTCTCTGATGAAGTAGCCCTGCCGCGTACGCAGCACCAGGAAATCTGTCTCTGGCATCTTGTGGAGGTATATGGGGGCGCGGAAAAGGTTGTTCTCAAAAGCctaaaataaaaaaagacatgACAGATCTCTACATTTTCTCTTTCTGGGTATCAGGCTCATTCACAGCTAGTTATTTTTCAAACATCAATAAATGGTCATGTAAATGACTGTAATGACTGTGGGACTGACCGGCAGCAGCTGCCCAGGGTGCAGGGAGCCCAGGAAGGGTGAGGTGTGGCAGTACACGGTCTCTCCGTACTTGCAGTCTGGAGCTCCAGGGTCCTTCCCTGGTTTCTGAGGGAAAACAGacatgttttttgtattttttttttttttattaggatcccctagctgttggaaaagcagcagctactcttcctggggtccacacaaaacatgaaacatgacataatacagaacattaatagacaacagctcaaggacagaactacatacattaatgttttttatttttttttacaaaaggcacacgtagcctacatatcaatacatacacacaaactatctaggtcaaatagatTTTAAAGTGCATTTACACATAATgtatgttaacaaaacacaaCTCATAGACAATAGAGGAAGGTAAATAACCACTGAGGTCGTTCTGCTTTTAGTAAATGCTAATCAATGTTGATACAAGGGAAATGGTAGTTGAAAGACTAGTGCAGTGACTCACTCTCTTGTAGTAGTTCTTGATCTTGGTTGCCATGCCGACTTGCATGATGAGCGGAGGGTATTCCTCGCTGTACTCTGCCAGAATCAGGTCTCCGTCTTTCCCCGTCAGATCCTGAGCTGTCCGCATGAAGAACATGTCACCGCCACCGGAAGCCTGGCGCTCCTGCTCTCTCATCTATGGGCACAGAAAAATACATTTAACACAAATCACACACAGACATGGTTATCAACACACATAGACAGATGCATTCCTGATGACCTGTGTTAagacagagagaaggatggaggtgGATGAGGTGAATTCTGGGGCTGGGGCTTCACCTTGGCCTTCTTCTTGATCTGTTTGAGAAGGGGCTGTGCTGCATGGGGACCTGGCTGGGACAACGTCCCAAACGAGTACTTCTTCAGAGAGGGCCGGTGGAAGCCACGCAGCTTCATGGGTCCCATGTGAGTAGGGAAGAACGGCTGCCTCAGCTCCACTGCAGAGATGGAGTGctggagagacagatagacagaaaaGGTTACATACAACTACTGTGAACATTCAGTATATTCAGATTATCCTACACTATTGTTAAGATTATCCTCTTTAActgctgatcaaatcaaatcttatttggtcacatacacgtgtttagcagatgttattgcgggtgtagcgaaatgcttgtgcttctagttccgacagtgcagtaatatctaacaagtaatatctaacaatttcacaacatatacccaatacacacaaatctaagtaaggaatggaatttaagaatatatacagatatggacaagcaatgacagagcggcatggactaagatacagtagaatattatagaatactgtatatacatatgagatgagtagtgcaagatatgtaaacatgattaaagtgactagtgttccatttcttaaagtggccagtgatttcaataggcagcagcagcctctaatgtgctagtgatggctatttaacagtcggaTGGCCAtgatagaagctgttttcatTCTCTTTGTCCCAGTTTTGATGCACCCAAGGAATCTGTATAGGAAGAGAGCTCACAGGAGAGAATCTAGCACCCACCTGAATGATGTTGCCACCGAAGGTGCCCCTCAGGCCCTGCTGCTTGGGGTAATAGAACTCATCATTGGACAGGTTCCATGGGTCCTTCACCTCGGGCTGGGACATGTTCTGTAGGCAGCAGACCAAACAGAAAAGGAGTTAACAGATTAGTTCAGGGACAGCAGAATGGCATTTAAGATACAGATCTACAGTTGAAGTTTGaggtttacatatacttaggttggagtcattaaatctcgtttttcaaccactccacaaaagtcttgttaacaaactatagttttggcaagtcggttaggacatctactttgtgcatgacacaagtaatttttccaacaattgtttacagacagattatttcacttataattcactgtctcacaattccagtgggtcagaagtttacatacactaagttgactgtgcctttaaacagcttggaaaattccagaaaatgatgtcatggctttagaagtttctgataggctaattgacatcatttgagtcaattggaggtgtacctgtggatgtatttcaaggcctaccttcaaactcactgcctctttgcttgaatcaaaataaatcagccaagacctcagaaaattattttttagacctccacaagtctggttcatccttgggaacaatttccaaacgcctgaaggtaccacgttcatctgtacaaacaatagtacgcaagtataaacaccatggaaccacgcagccgtcttaccgctcaggaaggagacgcgttctgtctcctagagatgaacgtactttggtgtgaaaagtg
This window encodes:
- the taf1 gene encoding transcription initiation factor TFIID subunit 1 isoform X3 translates to MSDSDSDEDQDRPFSLTGFLFGNINEDGQLEGDSVLDTESKKHLAGLGSLGLGNLITEITASEEDDPDEDGDTGGTDAEGWVKNDADAVDYSDINEVAEDETKKYRQAMGSLQPTRRTGDEDDYDADCEDIDAKLMPPPPPPSLTTPGGKKEDSSPTAASVGDEGDGIILPSIIAPSSLVDKVDFSSSSDSESETDRPSTGSGSGGPPACLSLPLAGIMQKDAAKALPGVTQLFPEFRPGRVLRFLRLFGPGKNMPSVWRSARRKRKRKHRDPQPETPPSEGAEPMEQQGPEKISGWDYEYAPPPPPEQCLSDDEITMMAPVESKFSQTSGDGDKVAESRPKVAEWRYGPAQLWYDMMGVPEDGSGFHYGFKLKEEEEDEQEKQERPEPPPPPVPQPPKEEGSGDEKDEQALENELFLMVTQLQWEDDIIWNGEDVKHKGTKTQRASLAGWLPSSMTRNANAYNAQQGLCRSNSQLVPPTPPPMPKAPSIGSGSKRDKHHHDHYASHEDDAPWFSIFPIDNEELVYGRWEDNIIWDDQAMDRMLSPPVLTLDPNDENIILEIPDEKESEHTSHSPSKENKKESALKKSRILLGKTGVIKEEPQQNMSQPEVKDPWNLSNDEFYYPKQQGLRGTFGGNIIQHSISAVELRQPFFPTHMGPMKLRGFHRPSLKKYSFGTLSQPGPHAAQPLLKQIKKKAKMREQERQASGGGDMFFMRTAQDLTGKDGDLILAEYSEEYPPLIMQVGMATKIKNYYKRKPGKDPGAPDCKYGETVYCHTSPFLGSLHPGQLLPAFENNLFRAPIYLHKMPETDFLVLRTRQGYFIRELVDIFVVGQQCPLYEVPGPNSKRANTHIRDFLQVFIYRLFWKSKDRPRRIRMEDIKKAFPSHSESSIRKRLKLCADFKRTGMDSNWWVLKPDFRLPTEEEIRAMVSPEQCCAYYSMLVAEQRLKDAGYGEKSFFAPEEENEEDFQMKIDDEVRTAPWNTTRAFIAAMKGKCLLEVMGVADPTGCGEGFSYVKVPNKPTQQKAQDDREPQPAKKTVTGTDADLRRLSLKNAKQLLRKFGVPEEEIKKLSRWEVIDVVRTMSTEQARSGEGPMSKFARGSRFSVAEHQERYKEECQRIFDLQNKVLESTEVLSTDTDSSSAEDSDFEEMGKNIENMLQNKKTSSQLSREREEQERKELQRMLMGEESDRDHKGRKARKGFSSALSTGSHKDDDTSSVTSLNSSATGRRLKIYRTFRDEDGKEYVRCETVRKPSVIDAYTRIRTTKDDEFIKKFALFDEQHREEMRKERRRIQEQLRRLKRNQEKDRFKSPPEKKAKKIKERPDLKVKLKCGACGAIGHMRTNKFCPLYYQTNAPPSNPVAMTEEQEEELEKTVIHNDNEELIKVEGTKIVLGKQLIESADEVRRKSLVLKFPKQQLPPKKKRRVGNNVHCDYLNRPNKSIHRRRTDPMVTLSSVLESIINDMRDHPNTYPFHTPVNAKVVKDYYKIIPRPMNLQTLRENVRKRVYPSREEFRENVELIVKNSATYNGAKHPITQVAQTMLDLCDEKLKEKEDRLVRLEKAINPLLDDDDQVAFSFILDNIVTQKMMAVPDSWPFHHPVNKKFVPDYYKVIVQPMDLENVRKNISKHKYQNRDVFLFDVSLVHTNSVKYNGPDSPYTNTALEIVNVCKQTLAEYDEHLTQLEKDISTAKEAALDAADLDSLDPMTPGTYTPQPADVFDSSASVSLHRETSFFSEVEASLMAVPEKRGVGQGRHRRLGEEESDVDIEGFEEEDDGKPKTPAPAEDGEGDLEDEEDEEDMLLPPHRRLRGHEDDDYDEDEGSSRPAQASVLYQDLLMSDGEDDASEEEGDNPFSSIHLSESGSDSDREVEVRPPPPPRPHHETARMGLEQDESMMSYGEEVPDETHLEDSNVSYGSYEEPEGQTQTQTSSMGNGEDYGMSEEEEEEAAQRRGPSVLSQVQLSEDEEDSEEFRSIGGESDLDSDN